One Falsihalocynthiibacter arcticus DNA segment encodes these proteins:
- a CDS encoding GntR family transcriptional regulator, with product MKTSKPIPKPDEGKTNSLREQAYGSFTEHLLARSLRPGQFVSQRELVELTGLGLGAIRELVPRLESEGLIKTVPKRGMQIAHVDLNLIRDAFEFRLFIEVESASLFTQNASNADVARLHEVHVAIVQECEEAAAAGGIQPELVARAQSIDWGFHATIVDALGNRIINDAYRVNMIKIRLIKQEQTQLNLAVIVPTMLEHIKIIEAFKVRDAAKASQAMREHIISARNRALEQR from the coding sequence ATGAAAACTTCGAAACCGATCCCAAAGCCCGACGAAGGTAAAACCAACAGTTTGCGCGAGCAAGCCTATGGCAGTTTCACAGAGCATCTTTTGGCGCGCTCCCTTCGGCCGGGTCAATTCGTATCACAACGAGAGTTGGTCGAGTTGACGGGGCTTGGTCTTGGTGCCATTCGCGAATTGGTCCCGAGGCTTGAATCGGAAGGATTGATCAAGACTGTTCCCAAACGCGGGATGCAGATAGCGCACGTCGATCTCAACCTGATCCGCGACGCGTTCGAGTTTAGGCTTTTCATCGAGGTAGAATCCGCATCCCTATTCACTCAAAATGCGTCGAATGCCGATGTCGCGCGTCTCCATGAAGTACATGTTGCAATTGTTCAGGAATGTGAGGAAGCCGCGGCGGCAGGAGGCATTCAACCCGAACTCGTTGCGCGGGCGCAATCCATTGATTGGGGCTTCCACGCGACGATTGTTGATGCGCTTGGCAATCGGATAATCAACGATGCTTATCGCGTAAATATGATTAAAATCCGATTGATTAAGCAAGAACAGACCCAATTAAACCTCGCGGTGATCGTTCCGACAATGCTTGAACACATCAAAATCATTGAGGCTTTCAAGGTGCGCGACGCTGCCAAGGCCAGCCAAGCAATGCGGGAACACATAATAAGCGCGAGAAACCGCGCCTTGGAACAACGCTAA
- a CDS encoding SH3 domain-containing protein: protein MIELRGVVEESQLRPSGTSENCVAPFDSVKAWDIEDNQLALYAENDALIARLGGNQNRVTGDVGDTFRSVILERANGAPENAKFSQALREHRCIYKGYTAECATKEELALPIFTEGGGVISSVELLVNLNVREQPRGNSLSVGTLPKGTCLKVNYCTTASDGIWCRARFGEAAGWIKKTMLRKDEWPIATYLNAC from the coding sequence GTGATTGAACTGCGTGGCGTGGTTGAAGAATCTCAATTGCGCCCCTCCGGTACCTCCGAAAATTGTGTGGCCCCTTTTGACAGCGTCAAAGCATGGGATATCGAAGACAACCAACTTGCCCTCTATGCTGAGAATGACGCTTTGATTGCCCGCCTCGGAGGCAACCAAAATCGAGTAACTGGTGACGTCGGGGACACATTTCGCAGCGTTATTTTAGAGCGAGCGAATGGCGCCCCAGAGAACGCCAAGTTCAGCCAAGCCCTTCGAGAACACCGGTGTATTTACAAAGGCTACACGGCTGAATGCGCAACAAAAGAGGAATTGGCCCTGCCCATTTTCACAGAGGGCGGCGGCGTTATTTCCTCGGTTGAATTGCTTGTGAACCTAAACGTCCGCGAACAACCACGAGGAAATTCGCTCTCGGTAGGGACGTTGCCAAAAGGCACCTGCTTAAAGGTCAACTATTGCACAACAGCCTCTGACGGAATTTGGTGCCGCGCGCGTTTCGGCGAGGCTGCAGGCTGGATCAAGAAAACGATGTTGCGAAAAGATGAATGGCCAATTGCAACTTACTTAAACGCCTGCTGA